From Carya illinoinensis cultivar Pawnee chromosome 5, C.illinoinensisPawnee_v1, whole genome shotgun sequence, one genomic window encodes:
- the LOC122311212 gene encoding uncharacterized protein LOC122311212 isoform X2, which translates to MEEKHVAFDSSSKDDNEAPTNSDHGWQKVTYAKRPRKTKPSDSVTNHNKTIPNGTLRGADNVFRSLEQQSEDRRRRILEAQRASAIADAPARSKHRTDDEDAEDSETEGVLEDGKVEDAKKVKPKKPKKPKVTVAEAAAKIDAEHLSAFIADISASFESQQEIQLMRFADYFGRAFSAVSASQFPWVKMLRESTVAKFADIPISHISETVYKTSIEWINKRSLEALGSFVLWSLDSIFADLVGQQTGAKGSKRGGPQVSSKSQVAMFVVVAMVLRRKPDVLVNLLPALRETSKYQGQDKLPVIIWMVAQSCQGDLAVGLHAWACNLLPLVSGKSCNTQSRDLVLQLVERILSAPKARSILVNGAVRKGERLMPPSALEILMRVTFPASSARVKATERFEVLYPTLKEVALAGSPGSKAMKQVSQQISSFAVKMAGESTPELSKEATDIFIWCLTQNANCFKQWAYEDNLEASVDILKKLSEEWKEHSVKLSPLDPLRETLKNFRNKNERALTGGADAARHALFKDADKYCKSVLGRVSHGHWCMRVGLAALLLPLLLVLLSNMESSDWRKLSVVFSSQRSF; encoded by the exons ATGGAAGAAAAGCACGTAGCTTTCGATTCGAGCTCCAAGGACGACAACGAAGCGCCCACCAACAGCGACCACGGCTGGCAAAAGGTCACCTATGCTAAGCGACCGAGGAAGACCAAGCCCTCTGACTCCGTCACCAATCACAATAAAACCATCCCCAACGGTACTCTTCGGGGAGCCGACAATGTCTTCCGATCACTGGAGCAGCAGTCCGAGGACCGCCGGAGGCGAATTCTCGAGGCTCAGAGGGCTTCCGCCATTGCAGACGCTCCGGCCAGATCAAAGCACCGGACGGATGATGAGGACGCAGAGGATAGCGAGACCGAGGGTGTGTTGGAGGATGGGAAGGTCGAAGATGCTAAGAAAGTTAAGCCGAAGAAGCCAAAGAAGCCCAAGGTTACAGTCGCCGAGGCCGCCGCGAAGATCGACGCAGAACATCTCTCCGCTTTCATTGCCGACATCTCG GCGTCTTTTGAGTCGCAGCAGGAGATACAGCTGATGCGATTTGCGGATTACTTTGGGCGCGCATTTTCGGCGGTGAGTGCGTCGCAGTTTCCGTGGGTAAAGATGCTCAGGGAGTCCACGGTGGCGAAGTTCGCCGAT ATTCCTATTTCGCACATCTCTGAAACTGTTTACAAGACCTCAATTGAGTGGATCAACAAACGGTCGCTCGAGGCACTTGGTTCGTTTGTATTGTGGTCTTTAGACAGCATTTTTGCTGATTTAGTAGGCCAGCAAACTGGTGCCAAGGGCTCTAAAAGGGGTGGGCCTCAAGTATCATCTAAATCACAG GTTGCAATGTTCGTAGTTGTTGCAATGGTTTTGCGGAGGAAACCTGATGTATTAGTTAATCTATTGCCGGCTTTGAGGGAAACTTCTAAGTATCAGGGGCAGGATAAGCTTCCAGTTATCATATGGATGGTAGCACAG TCCTGTCAAGGAGACCTGGCTGTTGGATTGCATGCATGGGCATGCAACCTCTTGCCTTTGGTCAGTGGAAAAAGTTGTAATACACAGTCCAGGGATCTGGTTTTGCAACTGGTGGAGAG AATTTTGTCTGCCCCAAAAGCTCGCTCTATTCTGGTAAATGGTGCTGTTAGGAAGGGGGAGAGGTTGATGCCACCTTCTGCATTGGAGATACTCATGCGAGTTACCTTCCCTGCATCTTCAGCTAGAGTCAAG GCTACTGAAAGGTTTGAGGTTTTATATCCCACCCTAAAAGAGGTGGCTCTTGCTGGCTCCCCTGGAAGCAAAGCAATGAAACAAGTTTCGCAGCAGATATCGAGTTTTGCTGTCAAAATGGCAGGGGAAA GCACTCCTGAGTTATCCAAGGAAGCGACTGATATTTTCATTTGGTGCTTGACCCAAAATGCTAATTGTTTCAAGCAGTGG GCTTATGAGGACAACCTAGAAGCAAGTGttgatattttgaaaaaactcTCCGAGGAATGGAAGGAGCATTCTGTCAAACTATCTCCTCTTGACCCTTTGAGGGAAACACTCAAGAATTTTAGGAACAAG AATGAGAGAGCATTGACTGGTGGGGCAGATGCTGCTCGCCATGCACTGTTCAAGGATGCGGACAAATATTGTAAGTCAGTATTGGGAAGGGTATCTCATGGCCATTGGTGCATGCGCGTGGGCTTAGCTGCCCTGTTGTTGCCTTTGCTGTTGGTACTGCTGTCAAACATGGAGTCTTCAGATTGGAGGAAACTCTCTGTAGTTTTTAGCTCTCAGCGATCTTTCTGA
- the LOC122311212 gene encoding uncharacterized protein LOC122311212 isoform X1 produces MEEKHVAFDSSSKDDNEAPTNSDHGWQKVTYAKRPRKTKPSDSVTNHNKTIPNGTLRGADNVFRSLEQQSEDRRRRILEAQRASAIADAPARSKHRTDDEDAEDSETEGVLEDGKVEDAKKVKPKKPKKPKVTVAEAAAKIDAEHLSAFIADISASFESQQEIQLMRFADYFGRAFSAVSASQFPWVKMLRESTVAKFADIPISHISETVYKTSIEWINKRSLEALGSFVLWSLDSIFADLVGQQTGAKGSKRGGPQVSSKSQVAMFVVVAMVLRRKPDVLVNLLPALRETSKYQGQDKLPVIIWMVAQSCQGDLAVGLHAWACNLLPLVSGKSCNTQSRDLVLQLVERILSAPKARSILVNGAVRKGERLMPPSALEILMRVTFPASSARVKATERFEVLYPTLKEVALAGSPGSKAMKQVSQQISSFAVKMAGESTPELSKEATDIFIWCLTQNANCFKQWDEAYEDNLEASVDILKKLSEEWKEHSVKLSPLDPLRETLKNFRNKNERALTGGADAARHALFKDADKYCKSVLGRVSHGHWCMRVGLAALLLPLLLVLLSNMESSDWRKLSVVFSSQRSF; encoded by the exons ATGGAAGAAAAGCACGTAGCTTTCGATTCGAGCTCCAAGGACGACAACGAAGCGCCCACCAACAGCGACCACGGCTGGCAAAAGGTCACCTATGCTAAGCGACCGAGGAAGACCAAGCCCTCTGACTCCGTCACCAATCACAATAAAACCATCCCCAACGGTACTCTTCGGGGAGCCGACAATGTCTTCCGATCACTGGAGCAGCAGTCCGAGGACCGCCGGAGGCGAATTCTCGAGGCTCAGAGGGCTTCCGCCATTGCAGACGCTCCGGCCAGATCAAAGCACCGGACGGATGATGAGGACGCAGAGGATAGCGAGACCGAGGGTGTGTTGGAGGATGGGAAGGTCGAAGATGCTAAGAAAGTTAAGCCGAAGAAGCCAAAGAAGCCCAAGGTTACAGTCGCCGAGGCCGCCGCGAAGATCGACGCAGAACATCTCTCCGCTTTCATTGCCGACATCTCG GCGTCTTTTGAGTCGCAGCAGGAGATACAGCTGATGCGATTTGCGGATTACTTTGGGCGCGCATTTTCGGCGGTGAGTGCGTCGCAGTTTCCGTGGGTAAAGATGCTCAGGGAGTCCACGGTGGCGAAGTTCGCCGAT ATTCCTATTTCGCACATCTCTGAAACTGTTTACAAGACCTCAATTGAGTGGATCAACAAACGGTCGCTCGAGGCACTTGGTTCGTTTGTATTGTGGTCTTTAGACAGCATTTTTGCTGATTTAGTAGGCCAGCAAACTGGTGCCAAGGGCTCTAAAAGGGGTGGGCCTCAAGTATCATCTAAATCACAG GTTGCAATGTTCGTAGTTGTTGCAATGGTTTTGCGGAGGAAACCTGATGTATTAGTTAATCTATTGCCGGCTTTGAGGGAAACTTCTAAGTATCAGGGGCAGGATAAGCTTCCAGTTATCATATGGATGGTAGCACAG TCCTGTCAAGGAGACCTGGCTGTTGGATTGCATGCATGGGCATGCAACCTCTTGCCTTTGGTCAGTGGAAAAAGTTGTAATACACAGTCCAGGGATCTGGTTTTGCAACTGGTGGAGAG AATTTTGTCTGCCCCAAAAGCTCGCTCTATTCTGGTAAATGGTGCTGTTAGGAAGGGGGAGAGGTTGATGCCACCTTCTGCATTGGAGATACTCATGCGAGTTACCTTCCCTGCATCTTCAGCTAGAGTCAAG GCTACTGAAAGGTTTGAGGTTTTATATCCCACCCTAAAAGAGGTGGCTCTTGCTGGCTCCCCTGGAAGCAAAGCAATGAAACAAGTTTCGCAGCAGATATCGAGTTTTGCTGTCAAAATGGCAGGGGAAA GCACTCCTGAGTTATCCAAGGAAGCGACTGATATTTTCATTTGGTGCTTGACCCAAAATGCTAATTGTTTCAAGCAGTGG GACGAGGCTTATGAGGACAACCTAGAAGCAAGTGttgatattttgaaaaaactcTCCGAGGAATGGAAGGAGCATTCTGTCAAACTATCTCCTCTTGACCCTTTGAGGGAAACACTCAAGAATTTTAGGAACAAG AATGAGAGAGCATTGACTGGTGGGGCAGATGCTGCTCGCCATGCACTGTTCAAGGATGCGGACAAATATTGTAAGTCAGTATTGGGAAGGGTATCTCATGGCCATTGGTGCATGCGCGTGGGCTTAGCTGCCCTGTTGTTGCCTTTGCTGTTGGTACTGCTGTCAAACATGGAGTCTTCAGATTGGAGGAAACTCTCTGTAGTTTTTAGCTCTCAGCGATCTTTCTGA